The following coding sequences are from one Delphinus delphis chromosome 19, mDelDel1.2, whole genome shotgun sequence window:
- the LOC132414730 gene encoding keratin, type I cytoskeletal 12-like isoform X1: MSLSAHTSGMPQWLSSQSVTLGRARGISASSIGSSYGGSAFGFGGSYGGGFTAASMFASGFGGGSGSSFAGGLGAGYGGGRGGGFGSLGIGFGGSPGGGSLGILSGNDGGLLSGSEKETMQNLNDRLASYLDKVRALEEANADLENKIREWYEIRGSGDPPNDYSKYQLLIEDLRNKIISESTANAQLLLQIDNARLAAEDFRMKYENELALCQNVEADINGLRKVLDEMTLARADLEMQIETLNEELVYRKKNHEEELQSFRAGGPGEVSVEMDAAPGVDLTSLLNDMRGQYEAVAQQNREDAEAWFIEKSAELRKEISSNTEELQSSKSVVTDLRRVLQTLEIELQSQLATKKSLDDSLAETEGDYYSQLSQVRQLIGNVEEQLLQVRGDAERQSADYQLLLNIKAHLELEIETYRRLLDGEAQSDCLDESSSVTASNSQAPSTDSSKDPTRARKIKTIVQEVVNGEVVSSQVQEIEEII, encoded by the exons ATGTCACTCTCCGCGCACACCTCTGGGATGCCCCAGTGGCTGTCCTCCCAAAGTGTGACACTGGGCAGAGCCAGGGGCATTTCTGCCTCAAGCATTGGAAGCAGCTATGGGGGAAGTGCCTTTGGCTTTGGAGGCAGCTATGGGGGAGGCTTTACAGCTGCTTCCATGTTTGCTTCCGGCTTTGGTGGTGGCTCTGGAAGTTCCTTTGCAGGAGGACTGGGCGCTGGTTATGGAGGAGGCAGGGGAGGTGGCTTTGGGAGCCTGGGGATTGGATTTGGGGGAAGCCCAGGAGGGGGCTCTCTAGGGATTCTCTCTGGCAACGATGGAGGCCTTCTTTCTGgatcagaaaaggaaactatgCAAAATCTTAATGACAGATTGGCTTCCTACCTGGATAAGGTTCGAGCTCTAGAAGAGGCTAACGCTGACCTTGAAAACAAAATTCGAGAATGGTACGAAATACGAGGATCTGGAGACCCACCGAATGATTATAGTAAATATCAACTGTTGATTGAAGACCTCAGGAATAAG ATCATTTCTGAGAGCACTGCAAACGCCCAGCTGCTCTTGCAGATCGACAATGCGAGACTGGCTGCCGAAGACTTCAGAATGAA ATACGAAAATGAGCTGGCCCTGTGCCAGAACGTGGAGGCTGACATCAACGGTCTGCGCAAGGTGCTGGACGAGATGACCCTGGCCAGAGCCGACCTGGAGATGCAGATCGAGACCCTGAATGAGGAGCTGGTCTACCGGAAGAAGAATCACGAAGAG GAGCTCCAAAGCTTCCGGGCCGGCGGCCCAGGCGAGGTCAGCGTAGAAATGGACGCTGCCCCCGGAGTGGACCTCACGAGCCTCCTTAACGACATGCGGGGGCAGTATGAAGCCGTAGCCCAGCAGAATCGGGAGGATGCGGAAGCCTGGTTCATTGAAAAG AGCGCCGAGCTCAGGAAGGAGATCAGCAGCAACACCGAGGAGCTTCAGTCCAGCAAGAGCGTGGTCACCGACCTGCGGCGCGTGCTTCAAACCCTGGAGATCGAGCTCCAGTCCCAGCTCGCCACG AAGAAATCCCTGGACGACTCGCTGGCCGAAACCGAGGGCGACTACTACAGCCAGCTGTCCCAGGTGCGGCAGCTCATCGGCAACGTGGAGGAGCAGCTGCTGCAAGTGCGCGGTGACGCCGAGCGCCAGAGCGCCGACTACCAGCTGTTGCTGAACATCAAGGCCCATCTGGAGCTGGAGATCGAGACCTACCGCCGCCTGCTGGACGGAGAAGCCCAAAG TGACTGTTTGGATGAAAGTTCCTCTGTGACAGCCTCCAACTCTCAAGCACCGTCAACTGATTCCTCCAAAG ACCCTACCAGAGCCCGAAAAATCAAGACAATTGTGCAGGAAGTGGTGAATGGTGAGGTGGTCTCCTCCCAAGTTCAGgaaattgaagaaataatataa